The Clostridium cylindrosporum DSM 605 genome includes the window AATAAAAGTAGATTTACCTGCCCCACTTGGTCCTACTAAAAATACAAATTCCCCTTTTTCAATATCTATATTTATATTTGAAAGAGCTATGTGATTATTTGCATAAACCTTTGATACGTTTTTTAACTTTATCACCTAGTAATCCCCCCTTATATATTTTTCGTCTAAATAATACAAATACAAAATTATAATAACATATTATCACATTTTAATACACCCCTCGAGGATTTGCTGAATGTTATGTATAAATAGTAATTGTATGTATTGTAGCCTTTATCACCTTAAAATGACGATATATAAAAATATAGCATATATTTTATCATAATTTTTATAATAAAAAAAGTCGAAATAATTCCCATTTTGCAACTGGAATTATTCGACTTTTAATGTATTTTAATTACTATTTTCTCTTCATTACTTCTTTAGCTGATGAAACAATATTTTCCGAAGTTAAACCATACTTTTCAAGTAACTGAGCTGGCTTTCCTGATTCACCAAATGTATCATTAACCCCAACTCTTTTTAGTGGAGCTACTGCATTTTCTGCAAGTACTTCACACACAGCACTTCCTAGTCCACCAATAATACTGTGTTCTTCACATGTTACAACTGCACCAGTTTTCTTAACTGAAGCAATTATTGCCTCAGAATCTATTGGCTTAATAGTGTGTATATTAATAACTTCAGCACTTATACCTTCCGCTTCTAGAGCCTTGGCAGCATCTAGAGCCTTACTAACCATTATTCCTGTAGCTATAATAGTTACATCCTTACCCTCTTTTAGAGTAACTGCTTTTCCTATCTTAAAGCTATAATTATTTTCATCATTAATAGTTGGAACAGCTGATCTTCCAAGTCTTATATAAACTGGTCCATTATACTCAGCCGCTGCCTTAATTACTTCCGTTGTTTCAACATCGTCTGCTGGACAAATAACTGTCATATTTGGTATGCTTCTCATTATTGATATATCTTCAATAGCTTGATGAGATGCACCGTCTTCTCCAACTGTTAATCCTGCATGTGTTGCAGCTATCTTTACGTTAAGCTTTGGATAACAAATTGAGTTTCTGATTTGTTCAAATGCTCTTCCAGCTGCAAACATCGCGAATGTACTAGCAAATGGAATCTTTCCACATGTTGAAAGTCCAGCAGCAGTTACAACTAAGTCTCCCTCAGCAATCCCTATATTAAAGAATCTTTCTGGATGTTCCTTTAAAAAGTCTGCTGTTTTTGTTGACTTTGAAAGGTCTGCATCAAGAACTACTATATTTTTATTTTCATGTCCAAGCTTCGCTAGTGCCTTTCCATATGCTTCTCTTGTTGCTAAATTAGCCATTTATAACACCTCCAAGTTCCTTAAGAGCCTCTTCACATTGTTCCTTACTTGGTGCATTTCCGTGCCATCCTGCTTGATTTTCCATAAATGATACGCCTTTACCCTTAACTGTTTTTGCAACTATCATTGTTGGTTTACCCTTTGTAGACTTCGCTTCATCAATAGCCTTAAATATTTCTTCAAATGAATGACCATTAATTGATATTACGTGCCATCCAAATGCTTCAAACTTATTAGCTATAGGTTCAACATTCATAACATCTGTTGTGTTTCCGTCAATTTGAAGACCATTATAGTCAACAAATGCAGTAAGATTATCAAGTTTATAGTGGGCTGATGTCATAGCAGCTTCCCAAACTTGACCTTCTTGAAGCTCTCCATCTCCAAGATAAGCGTATACCCTGTATGACTTGTTATCAAGTTTTCCAGCAAGCGCCATTCCATTAGCTGCTGATAGTCCTTGTCCAAGTGACCCTGTAGACATATCAACCCCTGGAGTGTCATTCATATTAGGATGTCCTTGAAGGTTTGAGTCTATCTTTCTAAGAGTCATAAGTTCTTCTTTAGCCAT containing:
- a CDS encoding transketolase family protein; the encoded protein is MANLATREAYGKALAKLGHENKNIVVLDADLSKSTKTADFLKEHPERFFNIGIAEGDLVVTAAGLSTCGKIPFASTFAMFAAGRAFEQIRNSICYPKLNVKIAATHAGLTVGEDGASHQAIEDISIMRSIPNMTVICPADDVETTEVIKAAAEYNGPVYIRLGRSAVPTINDENNYSFKIGKAVTLKEGKDVTIIATGIMVSKALDAAKALEAEGISAEVINIHTIKPIDSEAIIASVKKTGAVVTCEEHSIIGGLGSAVCEVLAENAVAPLKRVGVNDTFGESGKPAQLLEKYGLTSENIVSSAKEVMKRK
- a CDS encoding transketolase, coding for MPRDINELTSVATEIRKDIVTMLTESASGHPGGSLSAADILTALYFGEMNIDPKNPKCEDRDRFVLSKGHAAPVLYAALAERGFMAKEELMTLRKIDSNLQGHPNMNDTPGVDMSTGSLGQGLSAANGMALAGKLDNKSYRVYAYLGDGELQEGQVWEAAMTSAHYKLDNLTAFVDYNGLQIDGNTTDVMNVEPIANKFEAFGWHVISINGHSFEEIFKAIDEAKSTKGKPTMIVAKTVKGKGVSFMENQAGWHGNAPSKEQCEEALKELGGVING